TTGCAGGTAGGACAGCGGGTGTTTGCCATTGGCAATCCCTTTGGGCAGTTTGCGGGTACGCTCACCACCGGCATCATCAGCCGCATCGACCGCGAACGCGGGTTGGTTCAGACTGACGCAGCGATCAATCCGGGCAACTCCGGCGGTCCCTTACTCAACAGTCGGGGGGAGTTGATCGGTGTCAACACAGCCATCTTCACTGCAGGACGGGGTGGCGGCAACATCGGCATTGGCTTCGCCCTGAGTGTGGCTCAGGTCCAACCTTTTCTGGCTGAAGCGCAGGCAGGCCGCCTGCGCCCTGGAACTAGAACTGATAGCCCAGGCGGGCAGCTCGCCTTTAATGGCCGTCCAATCCAGGGCGAGTTAAGCTCAGGCGACGGTACCTTACCTGATGACGGCAGCTTCTACGACCTCTACCAATTCCAGGGGCGAGCAGGTCAACAGATCACCATCACCATGAACAGCAGCCAGTTGGACTCTTATCTGATCCTGCTAGGGCCCAACAATGCAGTAGTCCGGGATGATGATGGCGCTGGTGGGCAAAATGCCCGCATTCAAGTTCGCCTACCCGCCGACGGAACCTACAGCCTGCTCGCCAACACGTATGAAGCAGGGCAATCGGGCCGCTACACCCTGCAGGCTGTGCTGGGACAAGCCACGCGTCAACCGTCTACTCCCCAAACTCCCCAAACTCCCCAAACCCGGAACAGCCGCCCTATCCTTCAAGAATCGGGCAGCCTCCAGAACGGGGACCGGCAGATTCCTCGTGATGGCAGCTTGTTCGACGCCTACACCTTTCAGGGCCGAGCCGGACAACGCGTCACCATTACACTAACCAGCCAGCAGTTCGATGCTTACTTAATCCTGAGGACTGCAGCAGGTCGAGTCGTGGCCGAGGATGATGACAGCGCTGGTGGTACGAATGCGCAAATCACTGTCGTTCTGCCTACGGATGGGGCCTACCAAGTGATTGCCAATGCCATCGACCGTACGGGTCGTGGTTCCTACCAACTATTAGTACGATGACTCTCCGTATTCATACGTGCTTTACCCCAATATAAATTCGATATAAATTTCTATAAAAGCCGTAATTGCACGGAGACCCCCACATCTAGTGCCAAGGATTGCGAAATAGGCAGAACACCGCCAACTGTGACCACAGGGATGGAGCCAATGGGAGTGTCAAGGGGGGCCTAACCCCTCGACTTTTGAACCCCTTTTGACCGAAAACAGTAGCCATAGCGTGAATCAATCTACCCAGGCACGGGGATAGATAGATTAGGGGAGACGGGTCATTTTGAACGCATCACCCGATGCGAGCTACGGAAAGTCTCAACTCTACCCTGTGCCTGCTCCAGGTGTCTCAGATCACATACTCAATGCTGATTGAGAGACATAAATCGTCAGGGGTGCCGGAGTGTCTCAGGGGAGTGTTAACAGCCGAGTTAACCACAACCCTCTCAGCCGAAGGTGTTTTGGGATCAGAAGAGTTATGCCTGTTCGGTCACAGCCTACGTCCCCATCCTGTACAGCATTCACAGTGAATTTACCGAAGCCGGATCACAGCGACGATCATCCATCACGGGGAATCTGCCTAGTCGTGGAGGCTACCTACCAGCTTTTATACCGGGAACTCAAAGCCGCGACGAGCGCCTCAGAGCGCGACTGTCGCTTGGTTGCTGAGCGGCTTGCGGCTGAAGTCGACCGGATTTGTCAGGAGAGTAAGCGCATTCAAGCTTCTGGGGAAGTCCGTACTTGGGAAATTGCCCTCGCTCGTCACCGCCTCAAGCAATGCTTGGGCTACTACCGCTTAGGCTCTAAGCAGGGCCGTGTCGAATTACACAGCACGCTAAGCGCTGTTATTTACCGCTATATCGCGCCGCCTCAGTCTCGGCTGGGTTATCAAGCTCGCTGCGCGCTCATCGATGACTTTCTACAAAGCTTCTATATTGAAGCCTTCAATGCCTTTCGTCGAGAAACTGGCTTGGGACCGGAGTATAGCCCTCGGACCTTGCTAGAGCTAGCCGAGTACATGGCCTTTGTCGAGCGATATGGCAAGCGGCGTATTCCCCTGCCAGGACGGCGTTCACAACAGCTCATCATCCTGCGAGCCCAAACTTTTTCGCAGCAACAACCACCCGAAACTGCGATCGACATCGAGCAGGCTACAGAAGCTAGCCGAACTGACGGCGCTGAAGGCAGCAATTGGCTTCCTTCCTCTGCGGCTCAGGTCCGCGAGCAGATGACCTCGATTGAGCCAGACTCCAGTGAAGATTCACTACGCGACAAAGTCGTGGAAGAGCTGCTGGCCTACCTGGAGAAACGAGGCCAAACCGACTGCGCCGACTACTTCGCTCTGCGTCTAAAGGACCTGCCCACTGCAGAAATCGAGGAAATCCTGGGCTTGACCCCACGCCAACGCGATTACCTACAACAGCGTTTCAAGTACCACCTGATTCGCTTCGCTCTCTCGCATCGCTGGGAACTGGTTCACCAGTGGCTAGAAGCTGATCTGGAGCGAAATCTTGGGCTAACATCACGGCAGTGGCAGGAGTTTACTGCTGTGCTCGGCGAAGATCAGACCCAAATCCTGGATCTCAAACGTGAGAAGTTGGCGGATGATGTCATCGCTCGCAAGCTGGGCTGCACGGTGAACCAGCTTCAGAAGAAGTGGTTCCACTTGCTGGAGCAAGCCTGGGAAATTCGTAACAATGCATCCTCCGGAACTGAGGCGGCAGTGGATGAATAGGGACTCAGAAGCGCTCGACCGAGGGCTGATGGCCTGGCTGTTCGGAGAGGAATCCTCTCCGAACACGGACGGGTCATTTGCTGATCTAGAGCGTAACCAGCGAATAAGCCAAACCTGGGGAGAGTTACCGGCTGTGCAGGACCGTTTTCAAGCGATTTTGAAGCGCCGCCTCTACGTAGAGATTGAGCGCAATCCGCCGCTGTTCCCGTGGGAAACTGAGTTATCAGATTACACGACGCCCGAACGCAGCTTAGAGGCCGTACCAGACTACGCCAGTGCTAGCGCTGAGGAAGTTGCCTCCGCTAGGGCTTTAGGTTTCTGGGCTAGCCAAGTGCAACGTTTAGAGCTGCCGGTGACGCTGCCCAAAAAGGTATTGGCAGTGCTACTGGCGAAAGCCCAGACCCTCATTCATTCCTCAATGCGAGAGGGGGCTCGGCTAGTGCGCTGTGTTGAAGATCTGTTTCCAGATCAAAACCAGCAACTCAATCAGATTGCAGGCATGGTCTTGCAGGGTGCCAGCCGCGACACTGAGAAGCTAGCAGATGCCATTACCAGAGAATTTTCTGGTAGCTATGAGCAGGCCCAGCCTCAGCAGCAGATGGCTCTTTCTCTGCTGGCCGCACGCGAGATTCTCAATAACTTGAGCGTCTCTGTGCGTCCTGGTGCTCCAGCAGTCGAACGCCAGTGGCCAACCGATTCAGGTGAGCTGGTGATTCAGGTTTCTAGCGCTCAACCGGGACAGATCGAAGTCGAGGCTCAGACACCTCTAGCAGGCGCGTTAAAGCTGTTTGTCGGTGAGCAGGAAGTTGACTCCGCCCAGCGCAGTCGAGCTGGCCTACTTAGCGTAGCGGCGACAGGTGGGTCTGCCTGGATCCTAACCGTTGAGCTGCAAGGAGCAGAGCCTCTGAGCCTGGCCTTACGGCTAGAGGCTTAACTCTCCTCAGAACAAAACAGATTACAAATAGAGGCCGATACCGCCTGTGGGCAATCGGCCTCTATGCTTTTGAGAACTGTGCTTTTAAGAGCCTGTGTTTTGGGGATAGGATTTGAACTGTTTGAACTGGTTTATCCAAACCTCTACGGTCAATCCAGCTTGTCCAGACTGATGCGCGGGTCCACAGCTTTGAGCAAAAGATCGGCCAGCAAATTGCCAATAACCAGCATGGCAGCCCCAATTAGCAAAGACGCCATGACGACGTAGAGGTCTTTCTGCTGGACAGCTTGCAGGATCAGTTTGCCAAGCCCAGGCCAGTTGAACAGCGTTTCTGCAATGAAGGCACCGCTAAGCAAACTGGCAAATTCAAAGCCCAGAAGTGTCACCAGGGGATTGATCGCATTGCGGAGAGCGTGAAAGTAAATAACCCGGTTCTCAGACAACCCCTTGGCACGAGCCGTCTGAATGTAGTTCTGTCGCAGTACGTCCAGCAGGTTGCCTCGGGTGAGGCGTTGCAAACCGGCAAAGCTAGTCACGCTCAGCGCTAATGTAGGCAAAATCATATGCCAGGCAATGTCTAGCACTTTGCCAAGCGGCGAAAGCTCAGCGAAGCTAATGCTGGTCATGCCCCCCACTGGAAACAGGGGTGTGTTCTGAGCAATCACTAGAAATAGCAGTGCAGCAATGAAACTGGGAAAGCCTTGCAAGGTGTAACTCAGAAGCTGAATTGTGCGGTCAATCCAGCGGTTCTGATTCACAGCGCAAAAAATCCCTAAAGGAATCGCCACACCCCAAGTCACGATGATTGAGGAGATCGCCAGCAGCAGTGTATTGAGCACTCGTTGACCAATCAGCGTTGCAGCCGGGATACGGTAGCTGAAGCTGGTGCCAAGATTACCGTGCAGTGCTTGCCAGAGCCAGCGGGTGTACTGCTCCCAAATGGGCTTATCTAGGCCAAACTGCTGGGTCAGTTGCTCAATAGTTTGAGGATCGATGGTTGGTTCTAGCTTCAGTGTGTCCAGGTAGTTACCCGGTGCCAGCTGAATCATGAAAAAGCTCAGCAGCGAAACCAGCCATAGCGTTAGCACCGCTTGCAACAGGCGCTTGACGACATAGGCAGTAGTTTGCCCTGAAAGGACCCGGCTACCCCTAGCCCAAGGACTGCGGCTAACCGTCGTATCAGGAGAGGTCATGGGCGAGCCCGAAGAAGGTCAGTAGGTAATGAGAGAGACAATCGGTACCTGAGCGGGCAACTGCTTACGCCCATCCAAGGCCGACAGCTCGATGATAAAACCAAAGCCTACCAGACGGCCTCCAGCCCTCTCTACAAGCTTGGCAGTTGCTAAGGCTGTTCCACCCGTGGCAATCAAGTCATCTACCACGAGCACCTGGCTATCGGGCTCAAATGCATCCTGGTGCATCTCCAGGCGGTCAGTGCCATATTCGAGCGCATATTCGTAGCTATACACGGCTCCAGGCAACTTGCCAGGTTTGCGCACCGGCACAAAGCCAGCGCCCAGGCAGTAGGCCAGCGGCGCTCCTACAATAAACCCTCGGGACTCAGCACCGACAACATAATCGATCTTCTGGCCCTCAAAAGCTTGAGCTAAATCGTTCACTAACTGGCGCAAGCCCTTAGCATCCCGTAAAAGCGTAGTAATGTCCCGGAAAAGGATGCCTGCCTTGGGAAAATCTGGAATATCGCGGACAAGGGCTTGAAGGTCCATGAGGTTGAATTGAGATGTTCTGAGGTTAAGTGTGCTAGCTGACGCCAATTCAGTAAGACGATAGCTTATCCACATCTCCTGATAGGTAGGTGGGTAACTTTTCCGTAGATGGGTACAATAAGCGCGACTCGTTGCTTCATACCCTGCCTGTAGTTGAACTGCTATTGATTGCAGGAAACTCGTACACTGGTCAACGGGTCATTTGGGTTTGAAGCGGTTTTCGAGGCAGTACGTTCAGTGTGATGCAGGTAAATAGTTCTACAGACTTTGCAGACAACCAGGAGCCAAGCGCACTCTTTGAGACGCTGCCGGAACTGAGTGGCCTGCCCGCCGAATGTCCACGGCGCACAAGAATTCAGCTAGATCTGCTTCTGCTTAGTATTGAGTCGGTCGAGCGACTCGGCGCTGAAGCCATGCTCTATGCAGCGAAAGACCTCCAGCTTCAGCATTTGATTAAAAATCGGGTGGTTCTCTGGCGTCTGCGCAGTACGAGTCCTTACCGCCGCCAGACGCAACGCCGTCCCCTGAGTCTGGATGAAGCCAAAGCCCTGACGCTTGTGACCTGCTATCTGGCGCGTCGCCTGACTGTGCTCATCCGTCAGCTTCTCCTCGCTCAACAGCAACTGAATGAGCAGGGGCTGGGGGTGGAGCAGCATTTCCGCCTCAACGACTACCTAGAACGCTTTCGCAGCTATTTCCGCAAGCGAATGCAACCGCGACGCCTGATGGACGATGCCAAGTTGAATGAGATGGCCATTGAGCTTTTGAACAAGTTGCTGTTGTGCAGCGGCACAGCCGGACCTGCTCGTCTGTGGGCTTCCTTGTTCGACGGTGAGGTGGAGTAGATACCCGATGCTCACTCTAGTCCGCACCTACAACCTGCCCAACTGCACCCTGACCTTGGAGGGTATTGCTGCTCCGAATAATGCCTATTCTGAGCGCCCTCCTCTATCGATCCTGACTAACTTTGAGTGCAATTTCTTAGGGTTGAACTCGCCGTTGTCGGGTAATCGGGAACTGCTAGAAGCCTTGAACTCAGCCGTCAGTCAGTACGCCCAGAGCTTACTAAGCGGCGTGTCTGGCCCTAGCAAACCGAGTTTAGTCAGAGTAGAGCGCCAGGGACTCGACCGGCACGTTCTGACCCTCAGGCAACCACCACAGGACGGTAGCCCAAACGGCACAACCGCTCCAACCGATCAGCAGGCTGAGCAACGGCTTGAACTGAGCACAGTGCAACTGTTCGATTTAGTCGAGGCGCTAGATCAGCTGGGCGCCGATACGCAAACGTTGCCGGAACTTCAGCCTCACTTCACACCAGTTTCTAGACGTTACTCACCTCATCGCGCCAAGCCGGTTGAGCAGGCGGCTCCTGCTTTGTTCGGACTGACTGGCCTAGCGGTGGCAGCTGTCGCCTTCTTCTTTGTCCCCATTCCCAACGTCAGGCCACCTGAGCCAGTCCCTTCCCAAACCTCCTCTAGCACAGCCACACCAGTCCCTACACCGACTGCCACCGCTCCGCCTACCATTAGTGATTCCCAAGCGATCAGCAGCCTGCGTCAGCAGATCTACGACGAGATTGACAAAGCTTGGAGAACGACCCCGACTTTCCGCAGCGATCTCACCTACCGGCTCTCGGTCAATGCCAATGGCTTACTGACTGGCTACCGAGCTCTGGATGCAAACTCGGAGCAGTTTGTCAGAGATACGCCTTTACAATCCCTGCTCTACGTACCGGTGCCTACGCCCAATGCCACTCCCTCACCCGTTGAGACGTCCTCAACCTCGCAGGAGCCAACCGCACAGTTCGAAGCCACGTTCACACCGGACGGCAAGCTGAGTGTAGAACCCTACACGGAACCGGCTACAAGCGAAAGCGAGACTGCGACACCA
The Leptolyngbya sp. FACHB-261 DNA segment above includes these coding regions:
- a CDS encoding trypsin-like peptidase domain-containing protein, with the translated sequence MTKTSTGRLVLSLLLSSACLTPLLAWTLSSKSLAQAAPNGVPSSGRDADEETNIRVYQVASPAVVSIETSSGNGSGSIVDASGLVLTNAHVVRGQRTVNVVLADRTRIQGQVIGIGRGSQDLALVQLQRPPRNLPTVRLGNPNALQVGQRVFAIGNPFGQFAGTLTTGIISRIDRERGLVQTDAAINPGNSGGPLLNSRGELIGVNTAIFTAGRGGGNIGIGFALSVAQVQPFLAEAQAGRLRPGTRTDSPGGQLAFNGRPIQGELSSGDGTLPDDGSFYDLYQFQGRAGQQITITMNSSQLDSYLILLGPNNAVVRDDDGAGGQNARIQVRLPADGTYSLLANTYEAGQSGRYTLQAVLGQATRQPSTPQTPQTPQTRNSRPILQESGSLQNGDRQIPRDGSLFDAYTFQGRAGQRVTITLTSQQFDAYLILRTAAGRVVAEDDDSAGGTNAQITVVLPTDGAYQVIANAIDRTGRGSYQLLVR
- the hetZ gene encoding heterocyst differentiation protein HetZ, whose product is MNLPKPDHSDDHPSRGICLVVEATYQLLYRELKAATSASERDCRLVAERLAAEVDRICQESKRIQASGEVRTWEIALARHRLKQCLGYYRLGSKQGRVELHSTLSAVIYRYIAPPQSRLGYQARCALIDDFLQSFYIEAFNAFRRETGLGPEYSPRTLLELAEYMAFVERYGKRRIPLPGRRSQQLIILRAQTFSQQQPPETAIDIEQATEASRTDGAEGSNWLPSSAAQVREQMTSIEPDSSEDSLRDKVVEELLAYLEKRGQTDCADYFALRLKDLPTAEIEEILGLTPRQRDYLQQRFKYHLIRFALSHRWELVHQWLEADLERNLGLTSRQWQEFTAVLGEDQTQILDLKREKLADDVIARKLGCTVNQLQKKWFHLLEQAWEIRNNASSGTEAAVDE
- a CDS encoding ABC transporter permease, with the protein product MTSPDTTVSRSPWARGSRVLSGQTTAYVVKRLLQAVLTLWLVSLLSFFMIQLAPGNYLDTLKLEPTIDPQTIEQLTQQFGLDKPIWEQYTRWLWQALHGNLGTSFSYRIPAATLIGQRVLNTLLLAISSIIVTWGVAIPLGIFCAVNQNRWIDRTIQLLSYTLQGFPSFIAALLFLVIAQNTPLFPVGGMTSISFAELSPLGKVLDIAWHMILPTLALSVTSFAGLQRLTRGNLLDVLRQNYIQTARAKGLSENRVIYFHALRNAINPLVTLLGFEFASLLSGAFIAETLFNWPGLGKLILQAVQQKDLYVVMASLLIGAAMLVIGNLLADLLLKAVDPRISLDKLD
- a CDS encoding adenine phosphoribosyltransferase, which encodes MDLQALVRDIPDFPKAGILFRDITTLLRDAKGLRQLVNDLAQAFEGQKIDYVVGAESRGFIVGAPLAYCLGAGFVPVRKPGKLPGAVYSYEYALEYGTDRLEMHQDAFEPDSQVLVVDDLIATGGTALATAKLVERAGGRLVGFGFIIELSALDGRKQLPAQVPIVSLITY
- a CDS encoding DUF3038 domain-containing protein, whose product is MQVNSSTDFADNQEPSALFETLPELSGLPAECPRRTRIQLDLLLLSIESVERLGAEAMLYAAKDLQLQHLIKNRVVLWRLRSTSPYRRQTQRRPLSLDEAKALTLVTCYLARRLTVLIRQLLLAQQQLNEQGLGVEQHFRLNDYLERFRSYFRKRMQPRRLMDDAKLNEMAIELLNKLLLCSGTAGPARLWASLFDGEVE
- a CDS encoding DUF4335 domain-containing protein → MLTLVRTYNLPNCTLTLEGIAAPNNAYSERPPLSILTNFECNFLGLNSPLSGNRELLEALNSAVSQYAQSLLSGVSGPSKPSLVRVERQGLDRHVLTLRQPPQDGSPNGTTAPTDQQAEQRLELSTVQLFDLVEALDQLGADTQTLPELQPHFTPVSRRYSPHRAKPVEQAAPALFGLTGLAVAAVAFFFVPIPNVRPPEPVPSQTSSSTATPVPTPTATAPPTISDSQAISSLRQQIYDEIDKAWRTTPTFRSDLTYRLSVNANGLLTGYRALDANSEQFVRDTPLQSLLYVPVPTPNATPSPVETSSTSQEPTAQFEATFTPDGKLSVEPYTEPATSESETATPAASP